The following nucleotide sequence is from Halococcus saccharolyticus DSM 5350.
CCAGGCGGGGATCGGCGCGACACGCTCCTCGAAGTTCGTGCCGCTCAAATGATGGAGGCATAAGACATGGGAATCAGCTACAGCGTGGACGCTGACCCCGAGCGAACGGCGAAAGCCATGCTCCGGGAGCGCCACATGAGCCACAAGCACAGCAAGGAGATCGCCCGGGAGCTGAAGGGGCGCACCGTCGCCGACGCACGCGAGTATCTCGAGAGCGTGATCGCGGGCGACCAGTCGGTTCCCTTCCGCTCGCACAACTCGGGCGTCGGGCATCGCAGCGACATCGACGGCTGGGACGCCGGTCGCTATCCCGAGAAGGCCTCGAAGGCCTTCCTCGATCTGCTCGAAAACGTCGGCGCGAACGCCGAACACCAGGGGTTCGAGCCCGATCCGATGACGATCAAACACGTCGCCGCTCACAAGATCGGCGAGGTGCAGGGCCGACAGCCCCGGGCGATGGGCCGCGCGAGCGCGTGGAACACGCCCGAGGTCGACGTCGAGTTGATCGTCGAAGAACCCGACGAGGAGGGTGAGAACTGATGGGCTCCGAGCAGACGTTCATCGAGGACGGGATGCAGCGGACCCAGATCGACGAGTTCTTCGGCGACGAGCTGGAGCGCGCTGGCTACGGCGGGATGGAGCTCGCCAAGACCCCGATGGGGACCCAGATCGTCCTGCGAGCGGAGAAGCCCGGCATGGTGATCGGGAAGGGTGGGAAGAACATCCGGAAGATCACGACCCAGCTCGAAGAGCGCTTCGACCTTGACGACCCCCAAATCGACGTCCAAGAAGTCGACGAACCCGACCTCAACGCCCAGATCGTCGCGGATCGACTGGGCAACGCCCTCGAACGTGGCTGGTACTTCCGGAAGGCGGGCCACACCACGATCGACCGGATCATGGACGCTGGCGCGCGCGGTGCGGAGATCACCCTGAACGGCAAGGTGACGGGCGCACGCTCGCGCAACGAGAAGTTCAACCGGGGCTACATCAAGCACAACGGCGAGCCGGCCCAGAGCATCGTCGATCGCGGCGACGGCGTCGCGGTGATGAAGCTCGGGACGATCGGCGTCACGGTGAAGATCATCCCGCCGGATGCGGAGCTGCCCGACGACTTCCGTATCCAGGAGGACGTCGACACCAGCGTGCTCGAACCCGAAGAGGTCGAGGGCGACGACGTCGAGGAACTCCTCAGCGGCGACGGCGAGGAGCCGGTCGCCGGCCCCGAGGAGTCCGACAGCGAAGAGGACTTCGAGGTGACCGAAACGCCCCCCGAGGGCGAAGCGGAAACCACCGAGGCCGGAGCCGAGGAGATCATCGAAGAGGAGATCGAGGCCGAGCAGGGTGCGGCCGAGACCGCACCGGACGAATCCGTCGAAGCGAGCGAGGACATCGACGAGGAGCTCTCCGAGGAGACCGACGCCGCAGCCGAAGCGATCCTCGACGAGATGGACGACGCCGAGGCCGATTCGGACCTCACCGCCATCGACGGCGTGGGCGACGCGAAGGCCGACGCGCTGGTCGAGGCCGGCTTCGAGTCGGTCGCGGCCGTGCGCGCGGCGAGCGAGGACGACCTCGCCGAGGCCGAAGGCGTCGGCCCGGCGTTCGCCGAGCGCATCAAGGAGGGTGCCGAGGATCTCGGCGGAGGTGACGCCTGATGGCGATCCTCCACGCCGAAGAGATGCGCGACATGACGCCCGCCGAGCGCGAGGCCGAGCTCGAGGAGCTCGAAACCGAGCTGCTCAATACCAAAGCTGTGCAGGCCGCCGGTGGCGCGCCCGAAAACCCTGGCCGGATCGGGGAGCTCCGGCGCACGATCGCGCGACTCAAAACGATCAGAAACGAGGAAGGCGACCTCGACGAGAACGGAGAGAGTGCCTGATGGCGCTCACTCCCGCAACGCTCGCTCGACACGAACTCTGTGGCCTGCACACGCGGGTCGCAGCGGCCGACAACCCATCCCTCACGGGTATCGAGGGACGGGTCGTGCGCGAGACGAAGAACACGCTGTCGGTCGAGACGGATTCGACGGACGACAGTGGGGCCACACCGGCCGCGAAACAGGTGCCGAAGGCGGGCGCGACGTTCGAGTTCGCGCTCGATGGCGAGTCGGTCGCCCCGACGGACGTCACCCCGGCCGACCCCAAAGCAGCCGAGACCGTCCACGTGACGGTCGAGGGCGAGCGGCTGGTCGCGACACCGGCCCGCCGCACCGAACGGAGCAGTGATTCGACATGGCGCTAGGATTGAACGTCGACGAACCCGAGACGACCTGCGATGACCCCAACTGTCCGTTCCACGGCACGGTCTCCGTGCGCGGTGGGACGGTCGACGGGATGGTCGCCTCGACGGAGATGCACAGAACGGTGATCGTCGAACGCGAGTACGACGTGACGGTCCCGAAGTACGACCGGAAGATGAAGCGGCGCTCGCGCACCCCCGCGCACGCGCCCGACTGCCTCGACCTCTCGGTGGGCGACGCGGTCCGGATCGCCGAGACCCGGCCGCTCTCGAAGACCAAGGCCCACGTCGTGGTCGGCACGCTCGACACGACGCGGGACCTCGGCGCGAGCAGCCTCTCGGGGCCGTCCGATCCCGATTCGGAGGTCGCCCTCGACGAGATCGAGAGTGCGGGAGGTGACGCCTGATGGAAGCGCTCGCCGCCGACGTCACACAGGGCCTGGAGAAGGGGTCGCTCGTGACGTGTGCGGACAACACGGGCGCACGCGAGCTGAAGGTCATCAGCGTGTCGGGCTACTCCGGTACGAAGAACCGCCACCCGAAGGCGGGTCTCGGCGACAAGGTGTCGGTCTCGGTGACCAAGGGCACACCCGAGATGCGCCGTCAGGTGCTCGAAGCCGTGATCGTGCGCCAGCGCAAGCCGATCCGACGACCCGACGGCACCCGTGTGAAGTTCGAGGACAACGCCGCCGTGGTCGTCGACGAGAACGAGGACCCCCGGGGTACGGAGCTCCGCGGGCCCGTCGCGCGCGAAGTCGCCGAGCGGTTCGGCTCGATCGCGAGCGCGGCCACGATGATCGTCTGAGGTACGAACGCATGAGCAAACAACCACACAAACAACGGACACGAACGGAGCGCGCACCGCTCCACGAGAAGCATCGCCAGGTCCGTGCGACGCTCGCCGACGATCTCCGCGAAGAGTACGGCCGGCGGAACGCCCGAGTCAACGAGGGCGACACCGTCGAGGTCCTCCGCGGCGACTTCGCCGGCGAGGAGGAAGACGTCGTGCGCGTCGACCTGAAGGACGCGACCGTCCACGTCGAGGACGTCACGACCGAGACTGCCGACGGCGAGGAGGTCGCCCGACCGCTCGACGCGAGCAACCTTCGGATCACGGAGCTCGATCTCGAGGACGACCGGCGCGAGGAGCGTCTGGAGGCCGACGATGAGTAAGCACCAGAAGCGGCTCTCGGTGCCGAACTCGTGGCCCGTCGAGCGCAAGACCGAGAAGTTCACGGTGAAGGCGGGCGCGGGCCCGCACGGCGAAAGCGGCGTTCCGCTGCTCGTCGTGTTGCGAGACGTGCTCGGCTACGTCGACTCCCGAAAGGAGGCGCGCTACGCGCTGAACCAGGGCTCGGTCCTTGTGAATGGCGACGCGCTCGACGACGAGGAACGCCCGATCGGGATGTTCGACATCCTCGAGTTCGACGAGCGGAACGAACACTACCGGGTGTTCCCCGACGAGGGCGGACGGCTCGCGCTGACGACGATCGACGCCGACGACGCGGACTCGAAGCTCGGCAAGATCGAGGGCAAACAGCAGGTCTCCGGTGGTGCGACACAGCTCGCACTCCACGACGGGCGCACCCTCGAAGTCGACGACGCGAGCGAGTACGCCGGCAGCGACTCGATCGTTGTCGACGAGGACGACGAAATCCTCGCGCACTTCTCCTACGAGGAGGGTGCGCTGGTGACCGCAGTCGAGGGTCGCCACGCCGGCGAGGTCGGCGAGATCGACGACATCCAGGTCACGCCAGGCAGCTCGTCGAACAACGTCACCGTCACCCAAACGAACGGCGACGGGTTCGAGACGGTCGCGGAGTACGTGGTCGTCATCGACGAGAACTTCGTCGACGACGAGACCACGGACGACGCCGGCGAGACCGCAGCGGACGCGGAATCGACGGCAGACGACGAGGCCACGGACGACGACGCAACCGACGACGGAGGTGACGACGAATGAGCGAAGCCGCGGAGTTCCACGCGATGCGCGAACCCGTGGTCGAGAAGGTCGTCGTCCACATGGGCGTCGGCGAGGGTGGCCGCGAGCTGGCGAACGCCGAGGAGATCCTCGAGGCCGTCACTGGCCAGGAGAGCGTGCGGACGCGCGCCCGGGCGACCGAGCCCGAGTTCGACATCCGCGAGGGCGATCCGATCGGGGCGAAGGTCACTCTTCGTGGCGAGGCCGCCGAGACGTTCCTCGACACCGCGCTCGACCTCGCGGACGTCTCGCGAACCCAGTTCGACGAGACCGGCAACATCAGCTTCGGGGTCGCAGAACACACCGAGTTCCCCGACCAGGAGTACGACCCGAACGTCGGGATCTACGGCCTCGACGTCACGGTCAACCTCAACCGACCCGGCGCACGGGTGAAACGACGGAACAAGGCTACGCGCCAGCTGCCGAGCCGTCACCGGCTCGACGTCGAGGACGCGATCGCGTTCCTCGAGAACGAATTCGACGTGGAGGTACAATGAGCGAGAGCGAAACCGACACCGGCGAACACGCGACGAAGCGAACAGGCCAGTTGGAGGACTGCCAGCGCTGCGGGCGCAAACAGGGCCTCGTCGGGAAGTACGACATCTGGCTCTGTCGACAGTGCTTCCGCGAGATCGCACGCGGCATGGGGTTCAGGAAGTACAAATGACGAACAACGATCCACTCGCCGACGCTCTCTCGGGGCTCGACAACGCCGGCCGCGTCGGCAAGCTCAACCTGACCGTACAGCCCGCCTCGAACACGATCGGCTCGGTGCTGGAAGTCATCTACGACCGGGGTTACATCGACGGCTTCGAGTTCGTAGAGGACGGCCGCGCCGGCGAGTTCGAGGTCGAACTCAGCGGCGCGATCAACCGCTGTGGCACCGTCAAGCCCCGCTACTCCGCGGGAGCCGACGAGTTCGAAAAGTGGGAGAAACGGTATCTCCCCGCCCGTGATTACGGGACGCTGATCGTCACGACGAGCCACGGCGTGATGAGCCACTACGAGGCACGCGAGCAGGGCCTCGGTGGCCAGGTGCTCGCGTACGTCTACTGATCCAACAATGACAGAAGAACGACTACAGATGCCGGACGACGTAACCGTCGAAGTCGACCGCTTCGACGTCACGGTCTCCGGGCCAGAGGGCAGCGTCACGCGCCGGCTGTGGTACCCGAACGTCACCGTTGCTGTCGAGGACGACGTGGTCGTCGTCGAGAGCGACGCCGACGACGCGAAGACGAATGCCACGGTCAGCACCTTCCGCAGCCACATCGCGAACGCCTTCCACGGCGTCCGCGAGGGATGGACCTACGAGATGGAAGTGTTCTACTCGCACTTTCCGATGCAGGTCCGCGCCGAGGACGGCGACGTCGTGATCCAGAACTTCCTCGGGGAGAAAGCACCGCGACGAACGGCCGTCCACGGCGATACGACTGTGGAAGTCGACGACGAGCGGGTCACGCTCTCCGGACCGAACAAGGAGGACGTGGGCCAGACCGCCGCGGACATCGAACAGCTCACCCGCGTCAGCGGCAAGGACACACGAGTGTTCCAGGACGGGGTGTACATCACCGAGAAACCGCAGAAACCGGAGGTGACCGCCGGTGGCAACTGATATCGAGAACGAACGCGACCTCGCAGCGATCGACGGCGTCGGCGACGAGAAGGCCGAGGACCTCCGCGAGGCGGGCTTCGAGACGATCGACGATCTCCGCGACGCCGATCAGGACGAACTCGCCGAGATCGAGGGTGTCGGTAACGCACTCGCCGCACGGATCAAGGCCGATGTCGACGAACTCGACGTCGACGATGCCGACGAAGCCGGTGAAACTAGCGAGGACGAAGCCGACGACGGGACCGACGAGGTTCCGGACGAACTCACCGATGTCAGCGGTGTCGGCGACGCGAAGGCCGACACGCTGCGCGAGGCTGGTTTCGAGTCCGTCGACGACGTTCGGCGGGCCGACCAGTCCGATCTCGCGGACGTCGAGGGGATCGGCAACGCGCTCGCTGCACGGATCAAGGCCGACGTCGGCGGTCTCGAAGTCGCCGACGAGACCGAAACCGAGGTCGAAGACGAGACCGAAACCGAGGAGGCCGAGGATGTCGAGACGGAACTCCAGCCGCGCGGTCTCACCGAGAAGACCCCGGATCTCGAGGACGAGGAGGGCCGCCTCCTCGCCGAGCGCCGACGCGATTCGGGCCCGGCGTTCGACCGGCAGAACCACCACATGAAAAAGCGTGTCTCGACCTCGTGGCGACGGCCGACCGGGACGCTCTCGAAGCAGCGTCGGGGCGTCAAGGGCAAGGGCGCGACCGTCGAGGCGGGCTACCGGACCGCAAAGCCGGTTCGGGGCCGCCACCCGAGCGGGTTCGAGGAGGTCCGCGTCGAGAACACGGACGATCTGGAGGGCGTCGACGGCGACTCCCAAGCAGTGCGAATCGGATCGTCGGTCGGCGACCGGAAGCGCGAACGCATCGAGGAGCAAGCAGAGGACGACGGGATCCGGGTTCTCAACCCGACCTACGTCGAAGTCGAGGTAACAGAGGATGACTGATCTGAGCGCACAGCGGCGACTGGCCGCGGACGTGCTCGACGTCGGGAAGAACCGCGTCTGGTTCGATCCCGAGGCCCAGGGCGAGATCGCGGAAGCGATCACCCGCGAGGACATCCGCGAGCTGGTCGCCAATGGTACTGTCGAATCGAAAGCGGCGAAGTCGAACTCGCGAGGCCGCGCACGCGAGCGCGAAGAGAAGCGCGCCGCCGGCCACCGGAAAGGACCCGGGACGCGGAAGGGTACCGCCGGAGCCCGCGAGAACCGCAAGGACGCATGGGTGTCCCGCATTCGGGCTCAGCGCCGCCGTCTGAAGGAGCTGCGGGCCGACGGGACGCTCGATCGAACCCAGTACCGCGCGCTCTACGACAAGGCGGGCGGTGGCGAGTTCGACAGCGTCGACCGGCTGGAAACCTTCGCCACGAACGAGTACGACGTTACGATCGAGGACGAATAACAATGGCAACAGGACCACGATACAACGTTCCGATGCGCCGCCGGCGCGAGGTCCGGACGGATTACCATCAGCGGTTGCGCCTGTTGAAATCAGGCAAACCCCGACTGGTTGCTCGCAAGAGCAACCGCCACGTCAGGGCGCAGCTGGTGACTCCCGGCCCCGACGGCGACGAAACACACGCGAGCGCGAGTTCGGCCGACCTCGCCGAGTACGGCTGGGAGGCTCCCACGGGGAACCTGCCGAGCGCGTACCTCACGGGGTTGCTCGCCGGACTGCGCGCGCGAGACACCGACGTCGACGAGGCCGTGCTCGACATCGGCCTCAACACCGCGACGCCGGGTAGCAAGGTGTTCGCGATCCAGGAGGGCGCGATCGATGCTGGACTCCACGTCCCGCACAACGAGTCGGTGTTCGCCGACTGGTCGCGCACCAGCGGCGAGCACGTCGCGGAGTACGCCGAATCGCGCGACGGGCCGCTGTATTCCGACGAGTTCGACGCGACCGAACTGCCGACACACTTCGAGGAGGTACGCCAAGACATCATGGACGCATTCGACCACGAGCTGGGAGGCACCGATGAGTAGTCGCGGCTGGGAGCCGCGTACGCGACTCGGCAAGCAGGTCGCCGAAGAAGAGATCACCACGATGGAGGAGGCGCTGAACTCGGGCCTCCCGCTGAAGGAGCCCGAGATCACCGACCAGCTTCTCCCCGGACTCGAGGACGACGTCCTCGACATCAACATGGTCCAACGGATGACCGACTCCGGCCGCCGGGTGAAGTTCCGGTGTGTGGTCGCGATCGGCAACCGCGACGGCTACGTGGGCTACGCCGAAGGCCGCGACGACCAGGTCGGCTCGGCGATCCAGAAGGCGATCGGGATCGCGAAGCTCAACATCGTCAACGTCTCGCGGGGCTGTGGCTCGTGGGAGTGTGGCTGCGGCCGCCCCCACACCGTCGCGCTCCGATCCAGCGGGAAGGCGGGCAGCGTCGAGGTCGAGCTCCGGCCCGCGCCGCGCGGTCTCGGGCTCGCGGGCGGGGAGACCGTCCGCTCGGTGCTCGAACTCGCCGGGATCGAGGACATCTGGACGCGCTCGTCGGGGAAGACCCGTACCACGGTGAACTTCGCGAAGGCGACGTTCAACGCGCTCCGGGCGACCGGCGAGGCCAGAGTCCCCGCTGAAACCCGCCGCAAGCGGGAGGTGATCGAGTGATGCAAGCGCTCGTCCAGCTCCGCGGCGAGGTCAACATGAGCCAGGAGGTGCGCGACACCCTCTCGATGCTCAACATGCACAGTACGAATCACTGTGCGCTGGTGCCCGAGACCGACACCTACCGCGGAATGATCACGAAGGTCAACGACTACGTGGCCTACGGCGAGCCGAGCCAGGCGGTGCTCGAACGCACCCTCCGGACCCGTGGCGAGCCCGCCGAGGGCTCGGCAGCAATCGACGACGAGTGGGTGGCCGAGAACACCGACTACGACGATCTCGCAGGGCTCGCGACAGCGCTGCTCGACGAGGAGACCACGCTGCGGGAGGCAGGACTCGCCCCCGCGCTCCGGCTCCACCCGCCGCGGGGCGGCCACGACGGCGTCAAGCACCCGACGCCGGAGGGCGGCGAGCTCGGTAAGCACGACACCGACGGTATCGACGCGCTGCTGACGGCGATGCGGTAACCACGCGGTTCACGATCACAACAATGACAAGCAAGAAACGACGCCAGCGCGGGTCGCGCACCCACGGCGGCGGCTCCCACAAGAACCGACGCGGGGCTGGCCACCGGGGCGGGCGCGGGCGTGCGGGGCGTGACGATCACGAGTTCCACAACTACGGACCGCTCGGCAAACACGGGTTCGACCGCCCGGAAAAGGTCAAAGAGGACATCCGCACGATCGACGTGCGCGAGCTCGACGAAGACGCGGCGCTGTACGCCGCCGACGATCTCGCCGAGGACACCGACGACGGCTACCGTCTCGACGCGCGTGACGTCGTCGAAGACGGCCACGAGGCCGACGTCGTGAAAGTGCTCGGCGGCGGTCAGGTCCGTCAGTCGCTGACGGTGACCGCCGACGCGTTCTCGGACAGCGCACGCGATCTGCTCGACGGTGCGGGCGGCGAGGCCGTTCTGAGCGACCGCGGCGAGGAGCGCCTCGCCGCCCGCGAGGACGACGACGAGGAATCAGACGAAGAAGCTACAACCGCGGAGTCCTGAGGGCGCGAAAATGGGTTGGAAGGAGACCGCCGAGCCGGTTCTGACGCGGATGCCGACGGTCCGGCAGCCGGAGGGTCACGTACCCTTCAGACGCAAGCTCGGGTGGACAGCCGGGGTGCTCGTTCTGTACTTTTTCCTGACGAACGTCGCACTCTACGGCCTCCAGACGGGGCAGGCCGGGAACCCGTTCGGGCAGTTCAGCTCGATCCTCGCAGTAGGCCGGGGGAGCATCCTCCAGCTCGGGATCGGGCCGATCGTGACCGCGAGCATCGTGCTCCAGCTCCTCGGCGGGGCCAACCTGCTCGGACTCGACACCTCTGATCCCCGGGATCAGATCCTCTATCAGGGGCTCCAGAAGTTCCTCGTGATCGTGATGATCTGCGTCACGGGACTGCCGTACGTGTTCGCCGGCGGCTTCTTGCCGGCGAGCGAAGCGGTCGCGCAGTCGACCGGGATCGGTATCGTGGGCGTTCAGTGGCTACTGTTCGCCCAGATCTTCGTCGGTGGCGTGCTGATCCTGTTCATGGACGAAGTCATCTCGAAGTGGGGCGTCGGCTCGGGGATCGGACTGTTCATCATCGCGGGCGTGAGCCAGCGGCTCGTCGGTGGGCTCATCGGTTCCGACGGCTTCTTCGCGAGCTGGTTCGGGATCCTGACCGGTTCGATCGAGGTCTCGCCGCTAACCAGCTCGGGCCTCCAGACACTGCTGCTCGGACAGGGCGAACTCGTGGCGCTGTTCACCACCGTCCTGATCTTCGTGGTGGTGGTGTACGCCGAGAGCGTCCGGGTCGAGATCCCGCTGAGCCACGCACGGGTCAAGGGCGCACGCGGTCGGTTCCCGGTGAAGCTGATCTACGCGAGCGTCCTCCCGATGATCCTCGTGCGCGCGGTCCAGGCCAACATCCAGTTCCTCGGCCGCATCCTGAACTCCCAGCTCGGCCTGCCGGCATGGATCGGCGTCTACTCGGACGGCCAGCCAGTCGGCGGGCTGTTCTACTACTTCGCCCCGATCTACACCCCACAGGACTGGCTCGGGGCGAGCCAGGCTGCGTGGCAGGTCGCACTTCGTGTCGGCGTCGACCTCACCTTCATGGTAGTCGGCGGCGCGATCTTCGCGATCTTCTGGGTCGAAACTGCCGACATGGGGCCCGAGGCCACCGCAAAACAGATCCAGAACTCCGGGATGCAGATCCCCGGCTTCCGCCAGAACCCCGGCGTGATCGAGAAGGTGCTCGAACGCTACATCCCGCAGGTCACGGTGATCGGCGGCGCACTGGTGGGCCTGCTCGCGGTCGGCGCGAACATGCTCGGCACCATCGGGACCGTCGGCGGGACCGGACTGCTGCTCACGGTCTCGATCACCTACAAACTCTACGAGGAGATCGCCGAGGAGCAGCTCATGGAGATGCATCCCATGATGCGCCAGATGTTCGGCTGAACAACCACCTTTTTACTTCGTCGGGTGCGCTCACTTCGCTCGCGCACCGCTCCTCGCAAAAACCTGGGCCAAAAACTTCCGCTCACTCGCTCCCTTACGGTCGCTCGTTCGCGGTTCTGTTACTGGCGCTTCCGCACCGCTCCGCACCGAACAGCCATTATCGTCTCAAATCGCGGCACCGTAGCCTCAGGTGAGTCAACCGCAACGCGGATGCGCTTCGCTTTCGACTGTCGGCCATGGCGAACGACGCGAGTATCGGCGGGCGTGACGAACTGCTGAGCGGAGCGGACGACCACTCGGCGCTGCTGTCGACGCTCGATTCGCACGACCTCGCGACCGCGGTGGCTCCTTCCGCGGCGAGCGATGCGTCGGTCTTTGATTTCGATCCCGGAGCCGACCCAGCCGAGACGTTCCCCCAGTCGATCGCGAGCGGCGGGCCGACGCCGACGGGCGTCATTCTCTGGACACGCATCGCACCCGACGCCTTCGACGCTGCTGCATCCCTGGCAGTGCAGGTCGCCACCGACGCGGCGTTCGAGGACATCGTGTACAGCGGTGTCACCGACGACGAGCGGCGGATTCGTGCTCACGACCATACGGTGAACGTCGATCTCGACGGCCATCTCGCTCCGAACCAGGCGTACCACTACCGGTTCGTCTACGACGGGGTGGCGTCGAAAACCGGTCAGTGTCAGACGCTCCCCCGACCGGACGACTCGCCCGACTCGCTCCGTCTCGGCGTGCTCGCGTGTCAAAACTACCAGAACGGCTACTATCCCGCCTTCCACCACATCGCCGAGGAGGACGTCGACTTCCTCGTCCACGTCGGCGACTCCATCTACGAATCCGACGACGGCCATTTCAGCGGCCCCAACGTCGACGAGTACGACCGCGAGAAGTCGTTCCCGAGCGGCCACGACCGCGTGCAGGGCTTGGAGGACTATCGCTACCTCTATCGCAAGTATCGCTCGGATGAGTTCTACCAGGAGGCACTCGAATCCCACACGATCATCGCCAGCTGGGACGATCACGAGTTCGTCAACGACCTCTACTGGGACGACCGGCGGGACGCGCCGGCGGGCGACCACCCACGGGCCGACGACCCCGAGTTCATGACCGACCTCGTCGCCGACGCGATGCACGCGTGGTGGGAGTACATGCCTGCCCGCGTGGAGTACGACCCGAACGGCGACTCCCTCCAGGAGCGTTTTCGATTGTGGCGCTCGTTCGAGTTCGGCGACTTCGT
It contains:
- the rpmD gene encoding 50S ribosomal protein L30, with protein sequence MQALVQLRGEVNMSQEVRDTLSMLNMHSTNHCALVPETDTYRGMITKVNDYVAYGEPSQAVLERTLRTRGEPAEGSAAIDDEWVAENTDYDDLAGLATALLDEETTLREAGLAPALRLHPPRGGHDGVKHPTPEGGELGKHDTDGIDALLTAMR
- a CDS encoding alkaline phosphatase D family protein, which encodes MANDASIGGRDELLSGADDHSALLSTLDSHDLATAVAPSAASDASVFDFDPGADPAETFPQSIASGGPTPTGVILWTRIAPDAFDAAASLAVQVATDAAFEDIVYSGVTDDERRIRAHDHTVNVDLDGHLAPNQAYHYRFVYDGVASKTGQCQTLPRPDDSPDSLRLGVLACQNYQNGYYPAFHHIAEEDVDFLVHVGDSIYESDDGHFSGPNVDEYDREKSFPSGHDRVQGLEDYRYLYRKYRSDEFYQEALESHTIIASWDDHEFVNDLYWDDRRDAPAGDHPRADDPEFMTDLVADAMHAWWEYMPARVEYDPNGDSLQERFRLWRSFEFGDFVTLVMTDERLFRDPPREAIPTVDNVGPQYEPPGRTMLGEEQREWLIDTITESTSTWTVWADEVLTVPLRLGSGPLSVYPVQGGWDGYTRERLRITESIGAADVDNYVTLTGDMHCYVAAYQQTSYPGRVSGGEGVARGDRIGVEFMTPAVTSLNIAEALRLTRGWRGKLTEPLLTWLVTTMNPHIEFFDSHNWGYSVVEFTREDCTYVGYAVDKTVNSPDADRSVVAAYRVPEGTVELEDVTDEYRE
- the secY gene encoding preprotein translocase subunit SecY — encoded protein: MGWKETAEPVLTRMPTVRQPEGHVPFRRKLGWTAGVLVLYFFLTNVALYGLQTGQAGNPFGQFSSILAVGRGSILQLGIGPIVTASIVLQLLGGANLLGLDTSDPRDQILYQGLQKFLVIVMICVTGLPYVFAGGFLPASEAVAQSTGIGIVGVQWLLFAQIFVGGVLILFMDEVISKWGVGSGIGLFIIAGVSQRLVGGLIGSDGFFASWFGILTGSIEVSPLTSSGLQTLLLGQGELVALFTTVLIFVVVVYAESVRVEIPLSHARVKGARGRFPVKLIYASVLPMILVRAVQANIQFLGRILNSQLGLPAWIGVYSDGQPVGGLFYYFAPIYTPQDWLGASQAAWQVALRVGVDLTFMVVGGAIFAIFWVETADMGPEATAKQIQNSGMQIPGFRQNPGVIEKVLERYIPQVTVIGGALVGLLAVGANMLGTIGTVGGTGLLLTVSITYKLYEEIAEEQLMEMHPMMRQMFG
- a CDS encoding uL15m family ribosomal protein, which codes for MTSKKRRQRGSRTHGGGSHKNRRGAGHRGGRGRAGRDDHEFHNYGPLGKHGFDRPEKVKEDIRTIDVRELDEDAALYAADDLAEDTDDGYRLDARDVVEDGHEADVVKVLGGGQVRQSLTVTADAFSDSARDLLDGAGGEAVLSDRGEERLAAREDDDEESDEEATTAES